One genomic segment of Ferroacidibacillus organovorans includes these proteins:
- the hemQ gene encoding hydrogen peroxide-dependent heme synthase, with protein MSEPTQTIEGWYAYHDFRTVDWASFKSMTPEMRQQRIESLQAYVRSQHSLEDREDGSFGSYLIAGHKADLLFVHFRKTMEELVACKTEFEKLEIADELVPAYSYVSIVELSSYLSKPGSDPREDPRLKGRLEPKLSTEPKHICFYPMNKRRSADDNWYMLEKEKRIELMTSHGMIGRSYAGRVHQIITGSIGFDDWEWGVTLYAHDPLEFKKLIYEMRFDEVSARYAEFGPFYVGHAVNEGELASWLNV; from the coding sequence ATGAGCGAACCGACCCAAACCATTGAAGGTTGGTATGCATATCACGACTTTCGAACAGTAGACTGGGCTTCCTTTAAAAGTATGACCCCCGAGATGCGGCAACAGCGCATCGAATCCCTGCAGGCCTACGTGCGTAGCCAGCACAGTCTTGAAGACCGAGAAGACGGCAGTTTTGGCTCCTATTTGATTGCCGGACACAAAGCCGATTTGCTGTTCGTTCATTTTCGCAAGACGATGGAAGAACTGGTCGCCTGCAAAACAGAGTTTGAAAAACTGGAGATCGCAGACGAACTGGTTCCTGCCTATTCCTATGTATCAATTGTTGAGTTGAGCAGCTATTTGTCAAAACCAGGCTCCGATCCGAGGGAGGACCCGCGTCTCAAAGGAAGACTTGAGCCAAAACTCAGCACAGAGCCGAAACATATCTGCTTTTATCCCATGAACAAACGCAGAAGCGCCGACGATAACTGGTACATGCTCGAGAAGGAAAAGCGTATCGAACTGATGACAAGTCACGGCATGATTGGAAGATCCTATGCTGGACGCGTCCATCAGATTATTACGGGATCGATCGGATTTGATGATTGGGAGTGGGGTGTCACTCTCTACGCTCACGATCCACTTGAATTTAAAAAGCTGATCTATGAAATGCGCTTTGATGAAGTGAGCGCCCGCTATGCCGAATTCGGTCCATTCTACGTTGGCCACGCAGTGAACGAAGGCGAACTCGCGTCGTGGCTGAACGTTTGA
- a CDS encoding HD domain-containing phosphohydrolase, with translation MTHDPPNCICKNLFDQALKYAALKFYHAAIEAYKAILACTNDHEMKDVVWDELGKIFVQLGEIDHARSAFTHAAELSQDPVSRIRFQMHLALIERRSGNSQEARLILETLLHSDIPIPHSLLASLLGNYGMLLGELGQLDDALCNLNKSLQLAITHQLLFILPEIYTNRAMAHLERKQFEKADEDLAKAHQFGNYAYLPAYTVQTQLDFALDQLDDAMETAKRALDVVWRSYLQFEREEIASLSQILAIVAYHAGNPSLALRLLQKASVMFGRSRNWSAWQTAQTLQESWSAPLSHKHPTYPLTAEEWTKLEQFVVLLDVTDALELIEPNFAHLLDVRTFYTRALAKVCPETANDEPSAVFLSRLADYGLTMVEPEIIKDPKRSMEAWKRYQQHPFFTLEMLTVEWLPGNVYTAIFHHHEAYDGTGFPFHLAGDEISPLARIVAITDLYAQSVTRGVAHTAALEEIKQLSGTRFDPRYVAFFCDLFHLSSKE, from the coding sequence TTGACACACGACCCTCCCAATTGCATTTGTAAAAATTTATTTGATCAAGCGCTGAAATACGCTGCTCTTAAATTTTATCACGCTGCGATTGAAGCTTACAAAGCCATTCTCGCATGTACGAATGACCATGAAATGAAAGATGTCGTATGGGATGAACTAGGAAAAATCTTTGTTCAATTGGGTGAGATTGACCATGCAAGATCCGCCTTTACGCACGCTGCCGAATTGAGTCAAGATCCTGTCTCACGCATTCGATTTCAAATGCATCTAGCGCTAATCGAAAGGCGAAGCGGAAACAGCCAGGAAGCGCGGCTCATCCTCGAAACTTTATTGCATAGCGACATTCCCATCCCTCACTCATTGCTAGCATCCCTGTTGGGCAATTACGGTATGTTGCTCGGTGAACTGGGGCAACTGGATGATGCGCTATGCAATCTAAACAAAAGCCTGCAATTGGCAATCACGCATCAACTTTTGTTCATTCTCCCCGAGATCTATACCAATCGCGCCATGGCGCACCTTGAACGGAAGCAATTTGAAAAAGCCGACGAAGATCTCGCAAAAGCGCACCAGTTTGGCAATTATGCCTATCTTCCAGCCTATACTGTACAAACGCAGCTTGATTTCGCGCTCGATCAGTTAGATGACGCAATGGAGACGGCAAAGCGCGCACTGGATGTCGTGTGGCGAAGCTATCTTCAATTTGAACGTGAAGAGATCGCCAGTCTGTCGCAAATCTTGGCCATCGTCGCATACCACGCTGGCAATCCTTCACTCGCACTCCGCTTGCTGCAAAAAGCGTCCGTGATGTTTGGACGCTCGCGCAACTGGTCAGCGTGGCAGACTGCACAAACCTTGCAAGAGTCGTGGAGTGCCCCGCTATCCCACAAGCACCCCACCTACCCACTCACCGCAGAAGAGTGGACGAAGCTCGAACAGTTCGTCGTCCTTCTGGATGTCACGGACGCACTCGAACTGATTGAACCTAATTTTGCGCATCTGCTCGATGTCCGGACATTTTATACGAGAGCGCTCGCCAAGGTTTGCCCCGAGACAGCCAATGATGAACCGTCGGCTGTTTTTCTCAGCAGGCTCGCTGATTACGGACTCACCATGGTGGAACCGGAGATCATCAAAGACCCCAAGCGCTCGATGGAGGCTTGGAAACGCTATCAGCAACACCCCTTTTTCACACTTGAAATGCTTACAGTCGAGTGGCTCCCCGGAAATGTGTACACCGCCATTTTCCACCATCACGAAGCATACGATGGCACGGGGTTTCCGTTTCATCTGGCGGGTGATGAAATCTCCCCTCTGGCGCGGATCGTTGCGATCACCGATTTGTATGCGCAGAGTGTGACGCGCGGCGTTGCGCACACAGCCGCTCTCGAAGAAATCAAGCAACTGTCGGGAACGCGTTTTGATCCGCGTTACGTCGCATTTTTTTGTGATTTGTTCCATTTATCGTCAAAGGAATGA
- a CDS encoding Gfo/Idh/MocA family protein translates to MSRLVRVGIIGCGGIANGKHLPSLKKVKDVSIVAFCDLEVDRAEKARASYGSEDAVVYTDYRELLKDGSIEVIHVCTPNDSHAEITVASLYAGKHVMCEKPMAKTAAEAKQMIDAANATGKKLTIGYQNRFRPDSQYLKKACDKGELGDVYFAKAHAIRRRAVPTWGVFLDEEKQGGGPLIDIGTHALDLALWMMDNYKPKAVLGTTFHKLGKRENAANAWGPWDPAKFTVEDSAFGMVTMENGATIMLESSWALNTLQVGEARCSLSGTEGGADMQDGLRINGEQFGKLYTTNVELGAGGVDFYDGEKESAADLEARLWIEAVREDRTPVVLPEQAYVVTQILEAIYESAKTGEAVYF, encoded by the coding sequence GTGAGTCGTCTTGTGCGTGTCGGCATCATTGGATGTGGCGGTATTGCGAATGGAAAACACTTGCCGAGTTTAAAGAAAGTCAAGGATGTTTCGATTGTCGCGTTTTGCGACCTGGAAGTGGACCGCGCCGAAAAGGCGCGCGCTTCCTATGGCTCAGAAGACGCGGTGGTCTATACCGATTATCGCGAGCTGTTGAAAGACGGAAGCATTGAAGTGATCCATGTGTGCACGCCGAATGACAGCCACGCGGAGATTACGGTTGCGTCGCTTTACGCGGGTAAACATGTGATGTGTGAGAAGCCGATGGCAAAGACTGCGGCGGAAGCAAAACAGATGATCGATGCGGCGAATGCGACGGGCAAGAAGCTGACAATCGGGTATCAGAATCGCTTCCGTCCTGACTCTCAGTACTTAAAGAAAGCGTGCGACAAGGGCGAACTGGGTGACGTGTACTTTGCAAAGGCACATGCGATTCGCCGACGCGCCGTGCCAACGTGGGGCGTGTTTCTTGACGAGGAGAAGCAAGGTGGTGGCCCACTGATTGATATAGGCACACATGCGCTTGATTTGGCGTTATGGATGATGGACAATTACAAACCCAAGGCGGTTCTTGGAACAACGTTTCACAAGCTTGGCAAACGGGAAAATGCGGCGAATGCGTGGGGACCTTGGGATCCTGCCAAATTTACGGTTGAAGATTCGGCGTTTGGCATGGTGACAATGGAGAATGGCGCGACAATTATGCTTGAGTCCAGTTGGGCGCTAAACACCCTTCAGGTCGGTGAGGCGCGCTGTTCGCTTTCGGGGACAGAAGGCGGCGCGGACATGCAAGATGGACTCCGGATCAACGGCGAACAGTTTGGAAAGTTGTACACGACGAACGTAGAGCTTGGCGCGGGCGGTGTTGATTTTTATGACGGCGAGAAGGAGAGTGCGGCAGACCTTGAGGCGCGTCTCTGGATTGAGGCGGTGCGCGAAGATCGCACACCTGTCGTACTGCCGGAACAAGCATACGTCGTCACTCAGATTCTTGAAGCGATTTACGAGTCTGCAAAAACAGGCGAGGCAGTCTACTTCTAA
- a CDS encoding aldo/keto reductase: protein MDGLKLRNVGKTDLQLSALGLGCWQFSNGRGLIGGYWSSIAERGVSEIVKTTLDGGINWFDTAEIYGRGGSERTLANALSRLAVATDRVVIATKWWPLGRRAASIAQTFPERVKCLSPYPIALHQIHQPFSLASIPSQMREMARLYEQGLIRAVGVSNFSAAQMRVAYKALAGYGIPLASNQVKYSLLDRRIERNGVLDTARELGISIIAYSPLEQGILTGAFHRAPERLRTLRGARKLQVTAKRIETSRMLIDRLEEIAKKHDATASQVSLHALVTLHEEAVFAIPGASSVQQAQENAGALHLSLSDDERREIQEMSLRVSDNG from the coding sequence ATGGATGGGCTGAAGTTGCGAAACGTAGGCAAGACGGATCTTCAACTGTCGGCGCTCGGTTTAGGTTGTTGGCAATTCAGCAACGGACGCGGACTGATTGGCGGATATTGGTCAAGCATCGCGGAGCGCGGTGTGAGCGAAATCGTCAAAACAACGTTGGATGGTGGCATCAACTGGTTCGATACGGCAGAGATTTACGGTCGCGGTGGATCAGAGCGCACCCTTGCGAATGCGTTGTCGCGACTTGCCGTTGCGACAGACCGTGTTGTGATCGCGACGAAATGGTGGCCGCTGGGACGGCGCGCCGCTTCGATTGCCCAGACATTTCCTGAGCGAGTCAAATGCCTCAGTCCATACCCGATTGCGCTTCACCAGATTCATCAACCGTTTTCGCTCGCCTCGATTCCGAGTCAGATGAGAGAGATGGCTCGCCTCTATGAACAAGGGCTGATTCGCGCGGTTGGTGTCAGCAATTTTAGTGCGGCACAAATGCGTGTCGCTTACAAGGCGCTCGCCGGCTACGGTATTCCACTTGCGTCAAACCAAGTAAAGTACAGCTTGCTGGATCGACGGATCGAGCGAAATGGCGTACTTGACACAGCACGTGAACTGGGCATTTCAATTATTGCATATTCACCGCTTGAGCAAGGGATTCTCACGGGGGCATTTCATCGCGCCCCGGAACGACTCAGGACGCTTCGCGGTGCGCGCAAACTCCAGGTGACTGCAAAGCGAATTGAGACGAGCAGGATGTTGATCGATCGCCTAGAAGAAATCGCTAAAAAACACGACGCCACTGCATCACAGGTTTCGCTGCACGCGCTTGTTACGCTTCACGAAGAAGCTGTCTTTGCGATCCCAGGGGCGTCAAGTGTTCAACAGGCGCAAGAAAATGCCGGCGCGTTGCATCTTTCACTCTCGGATGATGAGCGAAGGGAGATTCAGGAAATGAGTTTGCGTGTGTCTGACAATGGGTGA